From the genome of Chania multitudinisentens RB-25, one region includes:
- a CDS encoding SDR family NAD(P)-dependent oxidoreductase, translating to MMDKLNNKVALVTGGSRGMGAAIAKRLAQEGANVALTYVNSQEKADNVIREIERLGRRGMAIAADNRDPVAVRLAVEHAIAELGPIDILVNNAGIFEVQPLETITLDDFQRNIDINVKAVFIATQVVASQMKDGGRIITIGSNLAERLPMQGLSLYALSKSALIGFTKAIARDLGARGITANIIHPGPTDTDMNPADSDFADMQRSKMSIPYYAEPRDIAGLVAWLASEEGRYVTGTGITIDSGTNV from the coding sequence ATTATGGATAAGTTAAACAATAAAGTTGCGTTGGTTACGGGTGGTAGTCGCGGGATGGGAGCGGCAATTGCCAAACGATTGGCGCAGGAAGGGGCTAATGTTGCTTTAACCTATGTCAATAGTCAGGAAAAAGCTGATAATGTCATCAGGGAAATTGAGCGCTTAGGCAGGCGAGGCATGGCGATTGCGGCGGATAATAGAGATCCTGTCGCAGTGAGATTGGCGGTAGAACATGCCATCGCTGAGCTCGGTCCAATAGATATTCTTGTGAACAATGCTGGCATATTTGAGGTTCAGCCATTAGAAACCATCACTCTTGATGACTTTCAGCGCAACATTGATATCAACGTGAAAGCCGTATTCATTGCTACGCAGGTAGTTGCCTCTCAAATGAAAGATGGGGGACGGATTATTACCATTGGCAGCAATTTGGCTGAACGGTTGCCAATGCAAGGATTGAGCCTTTATGCATTGAGTAAATCAGCACTTATTGGTTTTACCAAAGCAATTGCCCGCGATCTCGGAGCACGCGGAATTACGGCGAATATCATACATCCTGGCCCAACGGACACGGATATGAACCCAGCGGATAGTGATTTTGCCGATATGCAACGGAGCAAGATGTCTATTCCATATTATGCTGAACCGCGTGATATTGCCGGTCTTGTGGCTTGGCTTGCCAGCGAAGAAGGGCGTTATGTGACGGGAACTGGCATTACCATTGATAGTGGTACTAACGTATAG
- a CDS encoding glycosyltransferase family 32 protein — protein sequence MKKIPRKIHQIYTAGWDALPDEIKALAHELQQKNPAWAYRFYDDQAITNYIGQHFGPDTLALYQRINPEYGAARADLFRYLVMYNEGGVYLDIKSSCDRPLDDIIPEDCELILCHWDNGPQGLDIKKGLHPELSALQKGEYQQWNIIAGVRSPYLKAVIDDVTERIRNYRPWTAGIGMKGVLRTTGPIAYTLAIGKIPAGNEICYVENHRDIGLIYCGVGSTVLKRVKKSAYARLKTPIVTLDKKDYAKYQLWLFFIHPVLRLYKNIINEACIAMHKVRQMLPSRKANRADKTVVTEGSAPQNSSR from the coding sequence ATGAAGAAAATACCCCGTAAAATTCACCAGATTTATACTGCGGGTTGGGATGCTTTGCCAGATGAAATCAAGGCGCTGGCCCATGAACTTCAGCAGAAAAACCCCGCTTGGGCATACCGTTTTTACGACGACCAAGCCATCACAAACTATATCGGGCAACATTTTGGCCCCGATACGCTGGCACTGTATCAGCGCATTAACCCTGAATATGGCGCGGCTCGGGCAGATTTGTTCCGCTACCTGGTTATGTATAATGAGGGTGGGGTTTATCTGGACATCAAGAGTTCCTGTGACCGGCCTCTTGATGACATCATACCTGAAGATTGCGAGCTGATACTGTGCCACTGGGATAACGGACCTCAGGGGCTGGATATCAAAAAAGGGTTACATCCTGAGTTGTCTGCCTTGCAAAAAGGGGAATACCAGCAGTGGAATATTATTGCTGGGGTACGATCTCCGTACTTGAAAGCCGTTATTGATGATGTCACTGAAAGAATTCGTAATTACCGACCATGGACTGCGGGAATTGGTATGAAAGGCGTCCTGCGAACCACTGGCCCTATCGCCTATACGCTTGCCATTGGAAAAATTCCTGCCGGTAACGAAATCTGTTATGTGGAAAACCACCGGGATATCGGCCTGATTTACTGCGGCGTAGGCAGCACGGTGCTTAAACGAGTCAAAAAAAGCGCCTATGCCCGGTTGAAAACGCCGATAGTGACGCTGGATAAAAAGGACTATGCGAAATACCAACTGTGGCTGTTCTTCATCCATCCCGTGCTGAGATTATATAAAAATATTATTAATGAAGCGTGTATCGCCATGCACAAAGTTCGCCAGATGCTACCCAGCAGGAAAGCAAATCGTGCAGATAAAACCGTTGTTACGGAGGGCTCCGCACCGCAGAATTCTTCCCGTTGA
- a CDS encoding nuclear transport factor 2 family protein, protein MQNIKQTVIDALQTLVSNPEHDENKIAVFFDPSYQQVVDGKQLDYSGFIQHIAALKSHTKHMSVSIKSIVAENDTVFTHHYVNVEKNQGERSEFEVFARFTLASGRIICCEELTRMISGAPNDRDLGSRS, encoded by the coding sequence ATGCAAAACATTAAGCAGACAGTCATTGATGCATTACAGACGCTTGTCAGTAATCCAGAGCATGATGAGAATAAAATTGCCGTTTTTTTTGATCCAAGTTACCAACAGGTGGTTGATGGTAAACAGCTGGATTACAGTGGATTTATTCAGCATATAGCCGCTCTCAAATCACATACAAAGCATATGAGCGTTTCAATCAAGTCTATCGTGGCTGAGAATGACACCGTGTTCACACATCACTATGTCAACGTGGAAAAAAATCAGGGCGAACGGAGCGAGTTTGAGGTTTTTGCTCGCTTTACCTTGGCATCTGGCAGAATTATCTGCTGCGAAGAACTCACACGAATGATTAGTGGGGCACCTAACGATCGAGATCTGGGCAGCAGAAGTTAA
- a CDS encoding helix-turn-helix transcriptional regulator yields the protein MKTKIFEYEGLHATVWHQHESGQLYWLSHGIIVIETELAQWAVTPGSVGWFPAHLLHRAWAPGSVKGHCLYLEPSSSVPFPPKAGIYGADAFVLVLLERICRSGHLSSSMDYLDTLLKVLGYEIAQLTELPLQLTLPEDRRARNVANELLKNPGCVLNQTQLAQQWGLSVRNLSRLFTQQTGLSFSQWRQQAKVVSSLQWVLAGLPVSEVASLSGYSNVSAYIEIFRQRFGKTPGQFKAH from the coding sequence ATGAAAACAAAAATATTTGAATATGAAGGCCTGCATGCAACGGTCTGGCATCAGCATGAATCTGGTCAGTTATACTGGCTCAGTCACGGCATCATCGTTATTGAAACTGAACTGGCGCAGTGGGCTGTCACGCCGGGTTCCGTAGGGTGGTTTCCGGCGCACCTGCTCCACAGAGCTTGGGCTCCCGGGAGCGTAAAAGGTCACTGCCTGTATCTTGAGCCATCATCCAGTGTCCCTTTTCCACCCAAGGCGGGGATTTATGGGGCAGATGCCTTTGTCCTCGTACTTTTGGAACGAATATGCCGGAGCGGGCATTTATCATCCTCAATGGATTACCTGGACACTCTTCTGAAAGTATTAGGCTATGAAATCGCTCAACTTACTGAATTACCGCTTCAGTTAACTTTGCCAGAAGATCGTCGGGCTCGAAACGTTGCCAATGAGTTACTGAAAAACCCAGGATGTGTGCTGAATCAAACCCAACTTGCCCAACAGTGGGGGCTGAGTGTTCGAAACCTGAGCCGTTTGTTTACTCAACAAACCGGCCTTAGTTTTAGCCAATGGCGCCAACAGGCAAAAGTGGTTTCTTCGCTTCAGTGGGTTCTTGCGGGATTGCCAGTAAGCGAAGTGGCATCTTTGAGCGGTTACAGCAACGTTAGTGCTTATATAGAGATATTCCGGCAACGCTTTGGGAAAACGCCAGGCCAATTTAAAGCGCATTAG
- the gltX gene encoding glutamate--tRNA ligase, with product MRIKTRFAPSPTGYLHVGGARTALYSWLFSRHAGGEFVLRIEDTDLERSTQDAIDAIMDGMNWLNLDWDEGPYFQTKRFDRYNAVIDGMLEQGTAYKCYCSKERLEALREKQMENGEKPRYDGHCRDSQCSHGADEPHVVRFRNPQEGSVIFDDKIRGPIEFSNQELDDLIIRRTDGAPTYNFCVVVDDWDMEITHVIRGEDHINNTPRQINILKALGAPVPEYAHVSMILGDDGKKLSKRHGAVGVMQYRDDGYLPQALLNYLVRLGWSHGDQEIFSIDEMKALFTVEAINKSASAFNTEKLQWLNHHYINHMPAEEVAVHLAWHVEQQGIETRNGPELKDIVKLLGERCKTLKEMAESCHYFYQDFSEFDADAAKKHLRPVARQPLEAVRAKLAAIADWTPENVHDAIQGTADELGVGMGKVGMPLRVAVTGAGQSPGMDVTVQAIGQARSLERIDRALGYIAEREAQA from the coding sequence ATGAGAATTAAAACCCGTTTTGCCCCAAGCCCGACTGGCTATCTTCACGTCGGTGGTGCTCGTACTGCGCTGTATTCCTGGTTGTTCAGCCGCCACGCCGGTGGTGAATTTGTATTGCGTATTGAAGATACCGATCTCGAACGCTCAACCCAGGACGCTATCGATGCAATTATGGATGGCATGAATTGGTTAAATCTGGATTGGGATGAAGGCCCGTATTTTCAAACTAAGCGTTTCGATCGCTACAACGCGGTAATCGACGGCATGCTGGAACAGGGCACTGCCTATAAATGCTATTGCTCCAAAGAACGCCTGGAAGCGCTGCGTGAGAAGCAGATGGAAAACGGCGAAAAGCCACGCTATGACGGCCATTGTCGCGATAGCCAGTGCAGCCACGGTGCTGATGAACCGCATGTGGTGCGTTTCCGTAATCCGCAGGAAGGCTCGGTCATTTTTGACGATAAAATCCGTGGGCCCATTGAGTTCAGCAATCAGGAGTTGGACGATCTGATCATTCGCCGCACCGATGGCGCACCAACCTATAACTTCTGCGTGGTTGTTGATGATTGGGATATGGAAATTACCCATGTGATCCGTGGTGAAGACCATATCAACAATACGCCGCGCCAGATCAACATCCTGAAAGCGTTGGGCGCACCGGTGCCGGAATATGCTCACGTATCGATGATTCTGGGTGATGACGGTAAAAAACTGTCCAAACGCCATGGCGCGGTAGGCGTGATGCAGTACCGTGACGATGGTTACCTGCCGCAGGCGTTGTTGAATTACCTGGTGCGCTTGGGTTGGTCCCATGGCGATCAGGAAATTTTCTCGATTGACGAGATGAAAGCTCTTTTTACCGTGGAAGCGATCAACAAATCTGCCAGCGCATTCAACACGGAAAAGCTGCAATGGTTGAATCATCACTACATTAACCATATGCCAGCGGAAGAGGTTGCGGTGCATCTGGCATGGCATGTTGAACAGCAGGGGATTGAAACCCGTAATGGCCCGGAACTGAAAGATATCGTCAAACTGCTCGGCGAGCGTTGCAAAACCTTGAAAGAAATGGCCGAATCTTGCCACTATTTCTATCAGGATTTCAGTGAGTTCGATGCCGATGCGGCGAAAAAACACCTGCGCCCGGTCGCGCGTCAACCGCTGGAAGCTGTACGTGCCAAATTGGCGGCCATTGCTGATTGGACGCCAGAAAATGTGCATGACGCCATTCAGGGCACGGCGGATGAACTGGGTGTCGGCATGGGCAAAGTGGGGATGCCGCTGCGCGTTGCGGTCACTGGCGCTGGTCAATCGCCGGGGATGGATGTGACCGTACAGGCTATTGGTCAGGCTCGTTCCTTGGAGCGTATTGATCGGGCGTTGGGTTATATCGCTGAGCGTGAAGCTCAGGCCTGA
- a CDS encoding NupC/NupG family nucleoside CNT transporter — protein MSSIAHFALALVVVTILALLACRDRKSIRIRYVIQLLIIEILLAYFFLHSEAGLGFVKGFAALFDKLLGFAGQGTDFVFGGMGDKGLAFFFLKVLCPIVFISALIGILQYIKVLPFIIRIIGTVLSKVNGMGKLESFNAVSSLILGQSENFIAYKDILGKMSEKRMYTMAATAMSTVSMSIVGAYMTMLDAKYVVAALVLNMFSTFVVLSLINPYDANNEEELHLGNQHVGQSFFEMLGEYILAGFKVAIIVAAMLIGFIALIAALNGLFSIIFGLSFQEILGYFFYPFAWILGIPTHEALQVGSIMATKLVSNEFVAMMEVQKISAELSPRSLGVLSVFLVSFANFSSIGIIAGAIKGLNEHQGNVVSRFGLKLLYGSTLVSILSAAITGLVLG, from the coding sequence ATGTCCTCTATTGCGCACTTTGCGTTAGCGTTAGTGGTAGTTACGATCCTGGCACTGTTAGCCTGCCGCGATCGCAAAAGTATCCGCATTCGCTACGTGATTCAGTTATTGATTATTGAAATATTACTGGCCTATTTCTTCCTGCATTCAGAAGCGGGTTTGGGCTTTGTAAAAGGGTTCGCCGCACTGTTTGACAAGCTGCTCGGATTTGCAGGCCAAGGAACCGACTTTGTGTTCGGCGGCATGGGTGACAAAGGCCTGGCCTTCTTTTTCCTGAAGGTATTGTGCCCAATCGTGTTCATCTCTGCGCTGATTGGTATTCTGCAATACATTAAAGTTCTGCCGTTTATTATCCGAATTATCGGTACCGTACTGTCTAAAGTGAACGGAATGGGCAAGCTGGAGTCTTTCAACGCCGTCAGTTCGCTGATCCTCGGCCAATCAGAAAACTTCATTGCCTATAAAGATATCCTGGGCAAGATGTCCGAGAAACGGATGTACACCATGGCCGCTACCGCGATGTCTACCGTATCCATGTCCATCGTGGGTGCCTACATGACCATGCTGGATGCAAAATATGTCGTAGCCGCCCTGGTACTGAATATGTTCAGCACCTTTGTCGTTCTTTCTCTGATTAACCCTTACGATGCGAATAATGAAGAAGAACTGCACCTGGGCAACCAGCACGTAGGGCAAAGCTTCTTTGAAATGCTGGGTGAATACATTTTGGCTGGCTTCAAAGTCGCGATTATTGTTGCAGCGATGCTGATTGGTTTTATCGCCTTGATTGCTGCACTGAACGGCCTGTTCAGCATCATCTTTGGTTTAAGCTTCCAAGAAATTCTCGGTTACTTCTTCTATCCGTTTGCCTGGATCCTAGGTATCCCGACACACGAAGCCTTGCAAGTGGGCAGCATCATGGCAACCAAGCTGGTTTCCAACGAATTTGTCGCCATGATGGAGGTGCAGAAGATATCAGCGGAGCTGTCACCGCGCAGCCTGGGCGTCCTGTCCGTATTCCTGGTGTCTTTCGCCAACTTTTCCTCCATCGGTATCATCGCCGGGGCAATCAAGGGGCTGAACGAACATCAGGGCAACGTGGTATCACGCTTTGGTTTAAAGCTGCTATACGGTTCTACTTTGGTGAGTATTCTGTCGGCTGCCATCACCGGTCTGGTATTGGGTTGA
- a CDS encoding Nramp family divalent metal transporter yields the protein MLNSRVVDNASSRLSRKIKLSLMGPAFIAAIGYIDPGNFATNIQAGASFGYTLLWVVVWANIMAMLIQLLSAKLGIATGKNLAEHIRDRFPRPAVWAYWVQAEIIAMATDLAEFIGAAIGFKLLLGVTLLEGAILTGIATFLILMLQKRGQKSLEWVIGGLLVFVAAAYIVELVFSQPQLSGLLKGMVFPDLPNGDAVFLAAGVLGATIMPHVIYLHSSLTQIAGKDSKAERYAATKLDVAIAMTIAGFVNLAMMATAAAAFHFNGHSGITDLDQAYLTLQPLLGNAAATLFGLSLVVAGLSSTVVGTLAGQVVMQGFVHFYIPLWIRRVITMLPSFIVIMLGMDATRILVLSQVLLSFGIALALVPLLMFTGNRELMGDMVNSRTVQNTGKFIVLVVVGLNGYLLINSVI from the coding sequence ATGTTGAATAGCCGCGTGGTTGACAATGCGTCCAGCCGCTTATCCAGAAAGATCAAACTTTCTTTGATGGGCCCCGCTTTTATTGCGGCTATTGGTTATATCGATCCTGGTAATTTTGCCACCAATATTCAAGCCGGTGCTTCATTCGGTTATACGCTGCTGTGGGTGGTGGTATGGGCCAATATCATGGCGATGCTGATCCAACTGCTGTCTGCCAAACTTGGTATCGCGACCGGTAAAAACCTTGCAGAACATATTCGCGATCGCTTTCCGCGCCCAGCCGTATGGGCTTATTGGGTGCAGGCAGAAATTATCGCCATGGCAACCGATTTGGCAGAATTTATCGGCGCGGCGATCGGCTTCAAACTGCTGTTGGGGGTGACGCTGCTAGAAGGTGCGATCCTTACCGGTATCGCTACGTTTCTCATCCTGATGCTGCAAAAACGCGGGCAAAAATCATTGGAATGGGTGATTGGTGGCTTGTTGGTGTTTGTGGCGGCGGCCTACATTGTTGAACTGGTGTTTTCACAACCGCAGTTGAGTGGCTTGCTGAAAGGAATGGTGTTCCCGGATTTGCCGAATGGTGACGCAGTGTTTCTGGCGGCCGGTGTGCTGGGGGCGACCATTATGCCGCATGTGATTTATCTGCACTCTTCGCTGACCCAAATTGCCGGTAAAGATTCCAAGGCTGAACGCTATGCGGCTACCAAGCTGGATGTGGCGATTGCCATGACCATTGCCGGGTTTGTCAATCTGGCCATGATGGCCACTGCCGCTGCGGCATTCCATTTTAACGGGCATAGCGGTATTACCGATCTCGATCAGGCCTATCTGACGTTACAGCCTTTGTTGGGTAATGCGGCGGCGACCCTCTTTGGGCTGAGTTTGGTGGTTGCCGGGTTATCTTCAACCGTGGTGGGCACTTTGGCTGGGCAGGTGGTGATGCAGGGCTTCGTGCATTTTTATATTCCTTTGTGGATACGCCGAGTCATTACCATGCTGCCATCATTCATCGTTATTATGTTGGGGATGGATGCCACACGCATTCTGGTGCTCAGCCAGGTGCTGTTGAGTTTTGGTATCGCCCTGGCGCTGGTTCCGTTGCTGATGTTTACCGGTAATCGGGAATTGATGGGGGATATGGTCAACAGCCGCACCGTGCAGAATACCGGTAAATTTATTGTGCTGGTGGTGGTGGGGTTAAACGGTTATTTGCTGATTAACAGCGTTATTTAA
- the mgrA gene encoding L-glyceraldehyde 3-phosphate reductase codes for MAYQADSTRYQDMEYRRCGRSGLKLPAVSLGLWHNFGDTTLHDNARNLVLRAFDLGITHFDLANNYGPPPGSAEENFGRILHNDLKPYRDELIISSKAGYTMWPGPYGDWGSKKYLVASLHQSLKRLDLDYVDIFYHHRPDPDTPLEETMSALDLLVRQGKALYVGLSNYPAEQARQAFSILQQLGTPCVIHQPKYSMFERWVEADLLDTLEEYGVGSIAFSPLAGGMLTDRYLHGIPQDSRAASSSRFLRPEQLTEDKLQKVRRLNALAEQRGQKLSQMALAWVLRNDRVTSVLIGASKTSQLEDAVGMMSQRAFSPEEITEIDSILL; via the coding sequence ATGGCTTATCAAGCTGACTCTACACGCTACCAGGATATGGAATACCGCCGCTGTGGGCGCAGCGGGCTGAAACTCCCTGCCGTTTCACTCGGTCTGTGGCACAACTTTGGTGATACCACACTGCATGACAATGCGCGCAACCTGGTGTTACGCGCCTTCGATCTCGGTATTACCCATTTCGATCTGGCCAATAACTACGGCCCACCGCCGGGATCTGCCGAGGAGAATTTTGGCCGCATTCTGCATAACGATCTTAAACCTTATCGCGATGAACTGATTATCTCTTCCAAAGCAGGCTATACCATGTGGCCAGGCCCGTATGGTGATTGGGGCTCAAAGAAATATCTGGTCGCCAGCCTGCACCAGAGCCTGAAACGCCTGGATCTCGATTACGTCGATATCTTCTACCACCATCGCCCAGATCCCGATACGCCATTGGAAGAAACCATGAGCGCGCTGGATTTGCTGGTGCGCCAGGGTAAAGCGCTGTACGTCGGGCTGTCGAACTACCCTGCCGAGCAGGCACGGCAAGCGTTTAGTATCCTGCAACAGCTCGGCACACCCTGCGTGATTCACCAGCCGAAATACTCAATGTTTGAACGCTGGGTTGAGGCGGATCTGCTGGATACGCTGGAAGAATATGGCGTCGGCTCCATCGCCTTCTCACCACTGGCAGGGGGAATGCTGACCGATCGTTATCTGCACGGTATCCCGCAGGATTCACGTGCAGCCAGCAGCAGCCGATTCCTGCGGCCCGAGCAACTGACCGAAGATAAACTGCAAAAGGTCCGCCGTCTGAACGCACTGGCTGAACAACGCGGGCAAAAACTGTCACAAATGGCGTTAGCCTGGGTATTACGTAACGATCGTGTCACTTCGGTGTTAATCGGTGCCAGCAAAACCAGCCAGCTTGAAGATGCCGTAGGAATGATGAGTCAGCGGGCATTCAGCCCTGAGGAAATAACCGAGATCGACAGCATTTTGCTGTAA
- a CDS encoding alpha-keto acid decarboxylase family protein has translation MSKNYTVADYLLDRLAQIGIRHFFGVPGDYNLQFLDHVIAHQQITWVGCANELNAAYAADGYARCKPAAALLTTFGVGELSAINGIAGSYAEYLPVIHVVGTPTLRAQRAGDLLHHSLGDGDFGHFSRMAKEVTVAQASLTASNAEAEIDRLLTTALFEHRPVYLLLPSDVAEAPLASRPAPLMLRQPNLSEASLQGFIAAAREKLQAAQRVSLLADFLAERFGAEKALEQWMNEVNIPHSTLLLGKSVLDETHACFTGTYAGAASDPQVKQLIEGADVVINVGVRFTDTITAGFSHQLPYEKCIDLQPFEARVGQQVFSQIPMHDAIKALHQLTLSLAPLWQLPAITRPSLPEPNGSGLDQHAFWQQMQNFLQPGDILIAEQGTSCFGAAALNLPRGCRFIVQSLWGSIGYTLPAAFGVQTAEPERRVLLLIGDGAAQLTVQELGSMLRDGQKPVVFLLNNNGYTVERAIHGPEQRYNDIAQWNWTQLPQALALEPQVKCLRVSEPEQLCQALDKVNDREYLLFIEVMLPQMDIPELLDTISRAIQARNMAA, from the coding sequence ATGAGTAAAAACTACACGGTGGCTGATTACCTCTTGGATCGTTTAGCACAAATAGGTATTCGGCATTTCTTCGGCGTGCCGGGGGATTACAATCTGCAATTCCTCGATCATGTCATCGCTCATCAACAGATAACCTGGGTCGGGTGTGCCAATGAGTTGAATGCAGCCTATGCGGCAGATGGTTATGCCCGTTGCAAACCGGCGGCAGCGCTCCTGACAACCTTTGGGGTTGGGGAACTCAGTGCGATAAATGGCATTGCTGGCAGCTATGCGGAGTATTTGCCGGTGATCCATGTGGTGGGCACCCCAACCCTGCGCGCCCAACGGGCCGGGGATTTGCTGCACCATTCGTTGGGAGACGGTGATTTTGGTCATTTCTCCCGCATGGCTAAAGAAGTGACGGTCGCTCAGGCCAGCCTGACCGCCAGCAATGCCGAAGCAGAAATCGATCGCCTGCTGACCACCGCGCTGTTTGAACACCGCCCGGTCTATTTATTGTTGCCGAGTGATGTTGCTGAAGCTCCGCTGGCTTCTCGCCCTGCGCCGTTGATGCTGCGCCAGCCTAATCTTTCCGAGGCGTCATTACAGGGGTTTATCGCCGCCGCGCGGGAAAAATTGCAGGCAGCGCAGCGGGTTTCTTTGCTGGCGGACTTTCTTGCCGAGCGATTCGGCGCAGAAAAGGCATTAGAGCAATGGATGAATGAGGTAAATATTCCCCATTCAACCTTGCTGCTGGGCAAGAGCGTGCTGGATGAAACCCATGCCTGCTTCACGGGGACTTATGCCGGGGCGGCCAGCGATCCTCAGGTAAAACAATTGATTGAAGGGGCTGATGTGGTGATTAACGTCGGGGTACGCTTTACCGATACCATTACGGCCGGTTTCAGTCACCAGTTGCCCTATGAAAAATGCATTGATCTTCAACCCTTTGAAGCCAGGGTGGGGCAGCAGGTATTCAGTCAGATCCCAATGCATGATGCGATAAAAGCGCTGCATCAATTGACGTTGTCGTTAGCTCCGTTGTGGCAATTACCGGCGATCACACGTCCTTCACTGCCGGAACCGAACGGCAGCGGCTTGGATCAGCATGCTTTTTGGCAGCAGATGCAAAACTTCCTGCAACCAGGGGATATCCTGATTGCTGAACAGGGAACCTCATGCTTTGGTGCCGCAGCGCTGAATCTGCCGCGGGGTTGCCGCTTTATTGTCCAGTCGCTGTGGGGATCGATTGGCTATACGCTGCCAGCGGCATTCGGCGTGCAAACCGCCGAGCCGGAACGCCGTGTCTTACTGCTGATTGGCGATGGTGCAGCCCAACTGACGGTGCAGGAATTGGGATCGATGCTGCGCGATGGGCAAAAACCGGTGGTCTTCCTGCTCAATAATAATGGTTATACCGTGGAACGGGCAATTCATGGCCCGGAACAGCGTTATAACGACATTGCCCAATGGAATTGGACGCAGTTGCCGCAGGCGCTGGCGCTTGAGCCTCAGGTGAAATGCCTGCGTGTGAGTGAGCCTGAACAACTGTGTCAGGCACTTGATAAGGTCAATGACCGTGAATATCTGCTATTCATTGAGGTGATGCTGCCGCAGATGGATATTCCTGAGTTATTGGATACGATCTCCCGAGCCATTCAGGCGCGCAATATGGCGGCTTGA
- a CDS encoding LacI family DNA-binding transcriptional regulator yields MSTIIDVAKLANVSRVTVTRVLNEPEKVKEATRLRVENAIKQLNYTPNMSARSLVSKSSGVIGMLVPDNISGFFGSVMSAVHKQVNAKGKMLMVLESTGPEEEENALRKLNEINCDGFLLYLRHLSTAQIKSYTHAKPVVLLDTTNVGEIAAVTFGHYQAAFEATNKLIQAGHRNIAVVGGPESRHSAIQRVKGCVEAIRNAGLQWDTDYLLSGSYNQAFGEAATLALLRKKPDITAIVYCGERACSGGLRGLRTLGKSAPDEISIISFDSFDLTQYLVPQIDSVIYPVKEMAEYGVSEVINKLFNKNYEIQSKEFSHYFISGNSIRAI; encoded by the coding sequence ATGTCAACCATTATTGATGTCGCAAAGTTAGCGAATGTTTCACGGGTCACCGTAACACGGGTACTTAATGAGCCTGAAAAGGTCAAAGAGGCAACCCGTCTGCGCGTTGAAAATGCCATAAAGCAGCTTAATTACACGCCGAATATGAGTGCCCGCTCGCTGGTCAGTAAAAGTAGCGGCGTCATCGGTATGCTTGTCCCAGATAACATTTCCGGCTTCTTCGGTTCCGTCATGAGCGCTGTGCATAAACAGGTCAATGCCAAAGGCAAAATGCTGATGGTTCTGGAAAGCACCGGCCCTGAGGAAGAAGAAAATGCGCTCAGAAAACTCAATGAAATTAACTGCGACGGTTTTCTATTATATTTGCGCCATTTATCCACAGCACAAATTAAAAGCTACACCCACGCCAAACCCGTCGTTTTACTTGATACCACGAACGTTGGTGAAATCGCTGCGGTCACTTTTGGCCACTATCAAGCAGCATTTGAAGCAACCAATAAGCTTATTCAGGCAGGCCACCGCAACATTGCAGTCGTCGGTGGCCCGGAATCCCGGCACAGCGCCATTCAGCGTGTTAAAGGCTGCGTTGAAGCGATCCGCAATGCGGGTCTGCAATGGGATACCGATTACCTGCTCTCGGGAAGCTATAACCAGGCGTTTGGTGAAGCCGCCACTCTGGCGCTGCTGAGAAAAAAACCGGATATTACCGCTATCGTCTATTGCGGCGAACGCGCCTGTTCCGGCGGATTGAGGGGCCTGAGAACCTTGGGGAAAAGTGCCCCAGACGAGATTTCTATTATCTCTTTTGACAGTTTTGATCTGACTCAGTACCTGGTGCCGCAGATCGATAGCGTTATTTATCCGGTAAAAGAAATGGCCGAATATGGTGTTAGCGAAGTCATCAATAAGCTGTTTAATAAAAACTATGAAATTCAGTCGAAAGAGTTTAGCCATTACTTTATCAGTGGCAACTCAATCAGAGCGATTTAG
- a CDS encoding PTS lactose/cellobiose transporter subunit IIA: MSLELDIMEIITNAGESKSEAMMALHHAKRGEWDLCDDALTRSRDAASRAHAVQTKLIGIDEGEGKIPVTLVMVHAQDHLMTAMLANELIKEMIEVYRHKVY; encoded by the coding sequence ATGAGTCTTGAATTAGATATTATGGAAATTATCACCAATGCGGGTGAAAGTAAGAGTGAAGCAATGATGGCCCTGCACCATGCAAAACGCGGGGAATGGGATTTATGTGACGACGCGTTAACGCGTTCCCGGGATGCGGCCAGCCGTGCTCACGCGGTGCAAACCAAGCTGATCGGCATAGATGAAGGTGAAGGAAAAATCCCGGTGACATTAGTGATGGTACACGCCCAGGATCATTTAATGACCGCGATGCTTGCCAACGAGCTGATCAAAGAAATGATTGAAGTTTACCGTCATAAAGTGTATTAA